From Pseudomonas poae, the proteins below share one genomic window:
- a CDS encoding iron ABC transporter permease, which yields MITSRYALLLSALGALLLVSCVVSLGFGSARVPVDLVWRILLHKTLGIGEVNWAAGQEHIVWLIRVPRMLLGALVGAGLALIGAVLQAVTRNPLADPHLLGVTSGATLGAVIVVLHVGEVIGLLTLPIAAFIGALVSMLVVLAVASRNGRLESERLLLCGVAVSFVMMAVANLLLFMGDHRAASAVMFWMLGGLGLARWELLSIPSVTVLLGLVLLLGMARPLNALMAGEQTAVTLGLNARNVRLKVFLIASLMTGVLVSISGSIGFVGLMVPHIARRLVGAEHRRLLPVCALLGSLFLVWVDVAARTLIAPEDLPIGVATAAIGGLFFIGLMRKR from the coding sequence ATGATCACCTCTCGCTACGCATTGCTGCTGAGTGCCCTTGGCGCGTTGCTGCTGGTCTCTTGCGTGGTGTCGCTGGGGTTCGGCTCGGCGCGGGTGCCGGTGGACCTGGTGTGGCGGATTCTGCTGCATAAAACCTTGGGCATCGGCGAGGTGAACTGGGCTGCCGGCCAGGAACATATCGTGTGGCTGATCCGCGTTCCGCGCATGCTGCTCGGGGCGCTGGTAGGGGCCGGGCTGGCGTTGATCGGCGCGGTGCTGCAGGCGGTCACACGCAACCCGCTGGCCGACCCGCACCTGCTCGGCGTGACCTCCGGCGCCACCCTGGGCGCGGTGATAGTGGTGTTGCATGTGGGGGAAGTGATCGGGCTGCTGACCCTGCCCATCGCCGCCTTTATCGGGGCGCTGGTGAGCATGCTGGTGGTGCTGGCGGTGGCCAGTCGCAATGGCCGGCTGGAGAGCGAGCGGCTGCTGTTGTGCGGTGTGGCGGTGTCGTTCGTGATGATGGCGGTGGCCAACCTGCTGCTGTTCATGGGCGACCACCGTGCAGCGTCGGCGGTGATGTTCTGGATGCTCGGCGGCCTGGGGCTGGCGCGCTGGGAGTTACTGAGCATTCCGAGCGTCACAGTGTTGCTCGGGCTGGTGTTGCTGCTGGGCATGGCGCGCCCGCTGAACGCGCTGATGGCCGGTGAGCAGACTGCCGTGACCCTTGGCCTGAACGCACGCAACGTGCGGCTGAAGGTGTTTCTGATCGCCTCGCTGATGACCGGCGTGCTGGTCTCCATCAGCGGCTCCATCGGCTTTGTCGGGCTGATGGTGCCGCACATTGCACGGCGCCTGGTGGGCGCCGAGCACCGACGATTGCTGCCGGTGTGTGCGTTGCTGGGCAGCCTGTTCCTGGTGTGGGTCGATGTGGCGGCCCGCACGCTGATCGCTCCGGAAGACCTGCCCATCGGCGTGGCGACAGCGGCCATCGGCGGGTTGTTTTTTATCGGGTTGATGCGCAAACGTTAA